In Kordiimonas pumila, a single genomic region encodes these proteins:
- a CDS encoding aminotransferase class V-fold PLP-dependent enzyme, with protein MPTLDLDFVRQQFPAFAEPSLQGTAFFENAGGSYMCKQVMGRFETYFRQLKLQPYYPNSASSKAGDWMDEGYSALAPWLNVSADDIYFGPSTSQNTYVLANAVHRWLQPGDEIIVTNQDHEANSGVWRRLADRGVIVREWQVNPENGKLDVKALENIFTSKSKLLVFPHCSNILGEINPVAEICRLARAYGIRTIVDGVSFAGHGLPDFKKLGADIYLFSLYKVYGPHQGVMVIGRDMAELLGNEGHFFNADIREKRLMPAGPDHAQIAATKGVADYFESLYVHHFGLKGMTSPEQKATAVRSLLHDAEASLLAPLIEYLNQHPSVRVIGPEGTEGRAPTVSITVQGYEPLQLAEKLGLEGFFCGAGHFYSYRLLKALNIDPSLGVLRFSMVHYTSANDVAQLIDALDRLI; from the coding sequence ATGCCTACACTTGATTTGGATTTTGTTCGCCAGCAATTCCCCGCTTTTGCCGAGCCAAGTTTGCAAGGAACTGCTTTCTTTGAGAATGCTGGCGGCTCCTATATGTGCAAGCAGGTAATGGGCCGGTTTGAAACCTATTTTCGCCAGCTTAAATTGCAGCCTTATTACCCCAATTCTGCGTCATCTAAGGCGGGTGACTGGATGGATGAAGGCTATAGTGCTTTGGCTCCATGGCTTAATGTTTCAGCGGACGATATTTATTTCGGACCTTCAACATCACAGAACACTTATGTGCTGGCGAATGCTGTGCATCGATGGTTACAGCCAGGTGATGAAATTATTGTTACTAATCAGGATCACGAGGCCAATTCTGGCGTTTGGCGCCGGCTTGCTGACCGCGGGGTGATTGTGCGCGAATGGCAGGTAAACCCAGAGAATGGTAAGCTTGATGTTAAGGCACTAGAGAATATCTTTACAAGTAAATCCAAGCTGCTGGTCTTTCCGCATTGCTCTAATATTCTGGGTGAAATTAACCCGGTTGCTGAAATTTGCCGTCTAGCGCGAGCCTATGGCATTCGAACTATTGTGGATGGCGTTTCATTTGCGGGCCACGGTTTACCTGATTTTAAAAAGCTAGGGGCTGATATCTATCTCTTTTCACTCTATAAAGTTTATGGCCCACACCAGGGTGTGATGGTTATTGGTAGAGACATGGCTGAGCTGCTTGGTAATGAGGGGCATTTTTTTAATGCAGACATTCGAGAAAAGCGCCTGATGCCAGCTGGGCCGGACCATGCGCAAATAGCTGCCACAAAAGGGGTGGCAGATTATTTTGAAAGTCTTTACGTGCACCATTTTGGGTTGAAAGGTATGACTAGCCCTGAACAGAAGGCAACTGCGGTAAGGTCTTTGTTACATGATGCAGAGGCGAGCCTTTTAGCGCCGCTTATAGAATATCTAAACCAGCATCCATCTGTCCGTGTTATTGGTCCTGAGGGTACAGAAGGCCGAGCGCCGACAGTATCTATAACGGTGCAAGGGTATGAACCCCTGCAATTGGCTGAAAAGCTTGGCTTGGAAGGGTTTTTCTGTGGGGCAGGGCACTTTTATTCGTATCGTCTTCTTAAAGCGTTGAATATCGACCCATCATTAGGTGTTTTAAGGTTTTCAATGGTTCATTATACATCAGCAAATGATGTGGCACAGCTTATTGATGCTCTTGATAGGCTTATCTAG
- a CDS encoding SLC13 family permease encodes MENIRMLYYGREYLALGNIMENVTIDIIIVLVLVCVVFFGFIREKLTPDVVAMGAVVILLLTGILDTSELLKVFSSSAPVTVGAMFVLSAALDRTGAIDSMGRMVAKTASTSTILATGALMLGVMVFSAFINNTPVVVILTPVVISLARAMKIAPSKLLIPLSFACIFGGTTTLIGTSTNILVDGVAQRNGIAPFGVFEITLLGLIMGGIGISYMLFVGRWLLPNRETLASMLPTGLDRKFMAEVLIPLNSPLIGQTIKAAGFTAVRGFQVIDLIREDLSLRYDMEVTPIKAGDRLVIRSKVRDMIGLREAGDVAFGGKGKAHPIEPIATKETTIVESIVGPDSASIGRRVKDLGWRRTYGVYVLAIHRHGQNLGLDFADVRLRVGDSLLIEGTAGGINRLFDSGEIINLSTPTERPYRRTKAPIAFGAVLLVMGLAAFEVLPIAGLAIIAAVMVVLLGCLESDEAYGAIQWNILFLIFGMLALGTAMEKTGTAKLVVDGFAGLIGGLGPVAVLSAVYLITSMLTEVMSNNAAAILITPLAIGLAHQLGVDPRPFVVAVMFAASASFATPIGYQTNTFVYNAGGYKFMDFVKIGVPLNIIFWIAATVFIPMLWPL; translated from the coding sequence GTGGAAAATATTCGCATGCTATATTATGGCAGAGAGTATCTGGCGTTGGGCAATATTATGGAAAATGTAACAATTGATATTATAATTGTTTTAGTGCTCGTTTGTGTTGTGTTTTTTGGATTTATCCGTGAAAAATTGACGCCTGATGTGGTGGCAATGGGTGCCGTTGTTATACTGTTGTTAACCGGCATTCTGGATACATCAGAGCTTTTAAAGGTTTTTAGCAGTAGTGCTCCTGTAACTGTCGGGGCCATGTTTGTATTAAGTGCGGCACTTGATCGTACGGGTGCTATTGACAGCATGGGGCGTATGGTTGCAAAAACTGCCAGCACATCAACCATTCTCGCGACAGGTGCCTTGATGCTGGGAGTGATGGTTTTCTCTGCCTTTATCAATAACACACCTGTTGTTGTTATCTTAACTCCCGTGGTTATTTCACTGGCACGTGCCATGAAAATAGCACCGTCCAAACTGCTGATTCCCTTGTCATTTGCTTGCATATTTGGTGGCACAACAACATTGATAGGTACATCAACCAACATTTTGGTTGATGGTGTAGCACAGAGAAATGGTATCGCCCCATTTGGTGTGTTTGAGATAACCTTGCTTGGTCTGATTATGGGAGGTATTGGCATAAGCTATATGCTCTTTGTGGGCCGCTGGTTACTCCCAAATCGGGAAACACTTGCGTCCATGTTACCAACAGGGCTGGACCGCAAGTTTATGGCAGAAGTTTTGATCCCGCTAAACTCTCCGCTGATTGGGCAAACAATTAAAGCTGCTGGCTTTACAGCAGTACGTGGTTTCCAGGTGATCGACTTGATCAGAGAAGACCTATCCCTACGCTATGATATGGAGGTAACCCCGATCAAGGCGGGTGACAGGCTTGTTATACGCAGCAAAGTGCGGGATATGATTGGCCTCCGTGAAGCGGGCGATGTCGCCTTTGGTGGTAAGGGAAAAGCACACCCGATTGAACCAATCGCGACAAAGGAAACAACCATAGTTGAGAGTATTGTTGGCCCTGATTCTGCGTCGATTGGTCGGCGGGTTAAGGACTTGGGCTGGCGCCGTACATATGGTGTTTATGTGCTTGCGATCCACCGGCACGGCCAAAACCTTGGCCTGGACTTTGCTGATGTGCGCCTACGTGTTGGCGATTCTTTGCTCATTGAAGGCACGGCTGGTGGTATCAATAGGCTTTTTGATAGCGGTGAAATTATCAATCTTTCCACACCAACGGAACGGCCGTATCGCCGCACAAAGGCACCAATTGCGTTTGGTGCGGTTTTACTGGTTATGGGCTTGGCAGCGTTTGAAGTGTTGCCGATTGCCGGTCTCGCTATTATAGCGGCGGTTATGGTTGTGTTGCTTGGCTGCCTTGAATCAGATGAAGCTTACGGTGCCATCCAGTGGAATATATTGTTTCTTATCTTTGGGATGCTTGCACTTGGTACTGCTATGGAAAAAACCGGTACCGCCAAACTGGTTGTTGATGGATTTGCCGGCCTGATTGGCGGCCTTGGTCCTGTCGCGGTTTTATCGGCTGTTTATCTCATAACCTCAATGCTGACAGAGGTTATGAGTAATAACGCAGCAGCCATTCTCATAACACCTCTTGCTATTGGGCTTGCTCATCAGCTTGGTGTGGACCCACGCCCCTTCGTGGTGGCGGTTATGTTTGCGGCGAGTGCCAGTTTTGCAACGCCTATTGGATACCAAACCAATACATTTGTTTATAATGCTGGTGGTTACAAGTTTATGGATTTTGTGAAAATAGGTGTGCCGCTGAACATTATTTTTTGGATCGCTGCAACGGTATTTATTCCTATGTTATGGCCACTGTGA
- a CDS encoding methyl-accepting chemotaxis protein, which produces MLDILRSASSANKKTDAVLDALSRSQAMIEFTVDGIILNANQVFLDVFGYKLEELKDRHHGLFVEKAYLEDPAYKAFWAALKRGEPQSATFKRLTKCGAPLWLQAIYVPVFGRGGAVNKVVKFATDITSTQAMSVDAGGKLAALNKAWAVIEFELDGTIITANDNFLRAVGYSLDEVKGRHHSLFVDKGYSQTAEYQDFWQTLRSGHYFSSEYNRIAKGGRSVWLQASYNPIFDHDGKPVKVVKFAVDITEQKLKSAEFEGKVEALDKAQASIEFNPDGTIITANDNFLKAVGYSLDEVRGKHHSMFVEASYSQTEAYQEFWETLRGGKYLSGEYKRSGKGGKEVWLQATYNPIIGPDGKPFKVVKFASNITDMVKVRAEQERVAALVDQNLAKILDIIVNVNSKTRTAVGASEQTDMVVQTVASAAEELNVSIQEIAQSVSYARTSAEKTFGETEAAGKSTHELTVAAEAMNKIVTLIDDIASQINLLALNATIESARAGEAGKGFAVVASEVKNLANQVGQATNQISDEIARMQNVSSEVVDRLGAIKHAVSELQDSVVGIASAVEEQSSVSNEISGNMQTASGAVAEVSQSLTELSGDVAEANTQAQESIDLYRSLQR; this is translated from the coding sequence ATGCTTGATATTTTAAGATCCGCTTCATCAGCCAACAAAAAAACTGATGCGGTTCTAGATGCTTTGTCCCGTTCTCAGGCCATGATAGAGTTTACTGTTGATGGTATTATTCTAAATGCCAACCAGGTTTTTTTGGATGTTTTTGGCTATAAATTAGAAGAGTTAAAAGACCGCCATCATGGCTTGTTTGTCGAAAAAGCATATTTAGAAGATCCTGCTTATAAGGCATTTTGGGCTGCACTTAAAAGAGGTGAGCCTCAATCAGCCACTTTTAAACGACTGACTAAATGTGGGGCTCCTCTTTGGTTGCAGGCAATTTATGTACCTGTATTTGGGCGAGGAGGGGCAGTAAACAAAGTTGTGAAGTTCGCTACAGATATTACTAGTACACAGGCCATGAGCGTGGATGCAGGTGGTAAGCTGGCTGCTCTTAATAAAGCTTGGGCAGTTATAGAGTTTGAACTGGACGGCACCATCATTACAGCCAATGATAACTTTTTGAGGGCCGTAGGCTATTCGCTTGATGAAGTGAAAGGTCGGCACCACAGCTTGTTTGTGGATAAGGGTTATAGTCAGACTGCAGAGTACCAAGACTTTTGGCAAACTTTACGAAGTGGTCACTACTTTAGTAGTGAATATAATCGAATAGCAAAAGGAGGGCGCAGTGTTTGGTTGCAGGCCAGTTATAACCCTATTTTTGATCATGACGGTAAGCCAGTCAAGGTAGTTAAGTTTGCGGTAGATATTACGGAACAGAAGCTAAAAAGTGCTGAATTTGAAGGTAAGGTTGAGGCGCTGGACAAGGCTCAGGCTTCTATTGAGTTTAATCCTGACGGGACCATCATTACAGCTAATGATAATTTTCTAAAGGCCGTGGGCTATTCGCTTGATGAAGTGCGCGGCAAGCACCACAGCATGTTTGTGGAAGCAAGCTACAGTCAAACTGAGGCTTATCAAGAATTTTGGGAAACCTTAAGGGGCGGTAAATACCTGAGTGGTGAATATAAACGCAGCGGCAAAGGCGGCAAAGAGGTTTGGTTACAAGCAACATATAACCCCATCATAGGCCCTGATGGTAAGCCTTTTAAGGTTGTCAAATTTGCAAGTAACATAACAGATATGGTAAAAGTGCGTGCTGAGCAGGAGCGTGTAGCCGCGCTGGTTGACCAAAATCTTGCTAAAATATTGGATATCATTGTTAATGTTAACAGCAAAACGCGCACGGCGGTTGGTGCTTCTGAACAGACAGATATGGTTGTGCAGACTGTAGCCTCTGCAGCAGAGGAACTGAATGTTTCTATACAAGAAATTGCGCAAAGTGTTTCTTATGCCCGGACATCAGCTGAGAAAACTTTTGGTGAAACCGAAGCTGCAGGGAAATCCACACACGAATTGACAGTGGCAGCAGAAGCTATGAACAAGATTGTGACTTTGATTGACGATATTGCCTCGCAGATTAATTTGTTAGCGCTTAATGCTACGATAGAGTCTGCTCGGGCAGGTGAGGCTGGCAAAGGTTTTGCTGTGGTGGCAAGTGAAGTGAAAAACCTTGCAAACCAGGTGGGGCAGGCAACTAATCAGATATCCGACGAGATTGCCAGAATGCAAAATGTGTCTTCGGAGGTTGTGGATCGGCTTGGGGCAATTAAGCATGCTGTGAGCGAACTGCAGGACAGCGTTGTTGGTATTGCGAGTGCTGTTGAAGAGCAAAGTTCTGTTTCGAATGAAATATCAGGGAATATGCAAACAGCATCAGGCGCTGTTGCCGAGGTAAGCCAAAGCTTAACAGAGCTCTCAGGCGATGTTGCTGAGGCAAATACACAAGCACAGGAAAGCATTGATCTGTACCGTAGCTTGCAGCGATAA
- a CDS encoding TonB-dependent receptor: protein MKVSQYAVLAALPAMVLSTTGTAQSTVEQNIFAIEEIVVSAQRRQESMQDIPVAVSALDAKRIRESGFEDIEDLSAVAPNLHISALWGTSSPKIFMRGIGNNNFNQTAESKIAVYLDQVYLSAPSGQLFQMYDLERIEVLRGPQGTLYGKNATGGAISVYSKLPEMDGETDGYVSASYGNYDAMKFEGAATVPLSETLSARVAGTYSKRDGYLTDARNGEKVNDIDEWAARGIIRWQPNADVDLKLNIHGGGSSSTHNNSVHRGIFDPVALGSGQFVKLSAADIIAGNGVDILGYQDPNPDPYVNTYEGDTFAKIDLVGVSLVGDFSFGDGYTITTVSGFEQSKRHVLQEGNGAPSTIFTIDWGPSTFRSYSQEIRLSSPDDGAFSWLIGAFAFTEKGDVNNFYNMASVNFALGFDAFNQFYVQHTDTYAAFAQGSYDITDKFTLTLGGRINYEKRDVDHQSYATDSARTSVFPGPLFDVQLEESWSEWSGRAALDYKISDDILAFISMNRGFTSGGFNTGAFNDPLGAAEIYNPEVILSYEAGLKTTLLNKRVRFNTTAFLYDYSDLQVFTFNAAGQQFIENASDAEVKGLEFELQALVTQNLEIGVSAGFLDSEYKNFTRANGATVEDLSGNKLIGAPSTQLNLVATYTLPTEIGDFALRGDFSYTSNRYYDERELDEISSEGATTNLNASLKWTSKGENIEASLWARNLTNEVNIIDVVEVGLFGYQNVWYNTPRTYGISLSYMF from the coding sequence ATGAAAGTTTCACAATATGCTGTTCTGGCTGCACTGCCAGCAATGGTACTATCCACCACAGGTACCGCTCAGAGTACAGTAGAACAAAACATTTTTGCGATTGAAGAAATTGTTGTATCAGCGCAGCGCAGGCAGGAATCGATGCAGGATATTCCTGTGGCGGTATCTGCGCTTGATGCCAAACGTATACGTGAAAGTGGTTTTGAAGATATAGAAGACCTATCTGCTGTTGCACCAAATTTGCATATTAGTGCGCTTTGGGGAACATCTAGTCCGAAAATCTTCATGCGGGGTATTGGTAATAATAACTTTAACCAAACCGCAGAAAGCAAAATTGCAGTTTATCTTGATCAGGTTTACCTCTCAGCGCCTTCAGGCCAATTGTTCCAGATGTATGATCTGGAACGAATTGAGGTGCTGCGTGGTCCGCAAGGAACACTGTACGGTAAAAATGCAACTGGCGGTGCTATCTCTGTTTATTCGAAACTGCCTGAAATGGACGGAGAAACAGACGGTTATGTAAGCGCAAGCTACGGTAATTATGATGCCATGAAATTTGAGGGTGCTGCGACAGTGCCCCTTAGTGAAACATTATCGGCACGAGTTGCAGGCACGTACAGCAAGCGGGATGGCTATTTAACTGATGCCAGAAACGGTGAAAAAGTAAACGATATCGATGAATGGGCTGCACGTGGTATTATAAGGTGGCAGCCAAACGCAGATGTTGACCTGAAACTAAACATTCACGGTGGTGGTTCAAGTTCAACACATAATAACAGCGTTCACCGCGGTATTTTTGATCCAGTTGCTCTTGGAAGTGGACAGTTTGTGAAGTTATCTGCAGCTGATATTATTGCGGGTAACGGCGTGGATATCCTTGGCTATCAGGATCCGAATCCAGATCCTTATGTAAATACATATGAGGGTGACACGTTTGCGAAAATTGATTTGGTCGGTGTTTCTCTTGTAGGTGATTTTAGCTTTGGTGATGGTTATACAATCACCACGGTTTCGGGTTTTGAGCAATCAAAACGCCATGTTTTACAGGAAGGTAACGGGGCGCCATCAACGATCTTTACAATCGACTGGGGTCCATCAACCTTCCGTTCTTATTCTCAGGAAATTCGCCTCAGTTCACCGGATGATGGTGCCTTTTCTTGGCTGATTGGTGCGTTTGCATTCACGGAAAAGGGTGACGTAAACAACTTCTATAACATGGCATCGGTTAATTTTGCGCTTGGGTTTGATGCTTTTAATCAGTTCTATGTTCAGCATACAGATACCTATGCTGCTTTTGCGCAGGGCTCATACGACATAACTGACAAGTTTACCCTGACACTTGGTGGTAGGATTAACTATGAGAAGCGGGATGTTGACCATCAGTCTTATGCGACAGATTCAGCCCGTACATCAGTTTTCCCTGGGCCGCTTTTTGATGTTCAGCTAGAGGAAAGCTGGTCAGAATGGTCAGGTCGTGCAGCGCTTGATTATAAAATTAGTGATGACATTTTGGCCTTCATTAGCATGAACCGTGGTTTTACAAGCGGCGGCTTTAATACGGGTGCTTTTAATGACCCGCTTGGGGCTGCTGAAATTTATAACCCTGAAGTTATTCTAAGCTATGAAGCGGGCCTGAAGACAACGCTCCTAAATAAGCGAGTTAGGTTTAACACAACGGCATTTCTTTATGATTATAGTGACCTGCAGGTGTTTACTTTCAACGCCGCTGGTCAGCAATTTATTGAAAATGCATCAGACGCTGAGGTAAAAGGCCTTGAGTTTGAATTACAGGCACTGGTAACACAAAATCTTGAAATTGGTGTTAGTGCTGGTTTCCTTGATAGCGAATATAAAAACTTTACCCGGGCAAATGGCGCCACGGTTGAGGATTTGAGCGGGAATAAGCTAATTGGGGCACCGTCTACGCAGCTTAATTTAGTGGCGACGTATACTCTGCCAACAGAGATAGGTGATTTTGCACTGCGGGGTGACTTTAGTTACACAAGCAATCGTTACTATGACGAACGTGAGCTAGACGAAATCAGTAGTGAAGGTGCAACGACAAACCTTAATGCCAGTTTGAAATGGACCAGCAAGGGCGAAAACATAGAAGCATCCCTTTGGGCACGAAACCTAACCAACGAGGTGAATATTATTGATGTTGTTGAGGTTGGGCTCTTTGGCTACCAGAACGTTTGGTATAATACACCGCGTACTTACGGTATTTCTCTCTCGTATATGTTCTAA
- a CDS encoding acyl-CoA dehydrogenase family protein produces the protein MQLKRSVSEVYDDTHMQFRDSICKFIAAEISPNLKRWQAEGMVDRSFWLKCGEAGMLCPQIPEEYGGLGLDFSYNAVVAEELGFESFPPAVLVHSDIVADYILEYGTEEQKNRWLPGMVSGAAVGAIAMTEPSTGSDLQAIRTSAKKSGNGFVLNGSKTYITNGKHADVIIVAAKTDPSAGAKGVSLFLVDASLTGVKSGNPLEKIGQHCSDTCELFFEDVHVDESDLLGDEGKGFANLMNQLPQERLSIAIYAQASAQRAFMEAVTFTSERSAFGKKVIEFQNTKFVLADLKTELQVGWAHIDWALARHVSGNLTATEASAAKLWHTEFQWKCCDAALQLHGGAGYMTEYAIAGLWKDARVTRIFGGTNEIMREIIGRSL, from the coding sequence ATGCAATTAAAGCGCTCTGTTAGTGAAGTTTATGACGATACTCACATGCAATTTCGCGACAGTATTTGTAAGTTTATTGCGGCGGAAATTAGCCCCAATTTGAAACGTTGGCAGGCTGAGGGCATGGTGGATCGTAGCTTTTGGCTTAAATGCGGTGAAGCGGGTATGCTGTGTCCACAAATACCAGAAGAATATGGCGGCCTAGGTCTTGATTTTAGCTATAATGCTGTTGTTGCGGAAGAGTTAGGGTTCGAGAGTTTTCCGCCAGCTGTGCTGGTACATAGCGACATTGTGGCAGATTATATTCTTGAATACGGCACAGAAGAACAAAAAAACCGGTGGTTGCCGGGCATGGTAAGCGGTGCGGCTGTCGGTGCGATTGCGATGACAGAGCCCTCCACTGGCTCTGATTTGCAGGCAATTCGAACATCCGCCAAAAAAAGCGGTAATGGTTTTGTCTTAAATGGCAGCAAAACATACATTACGAACGGCAAGCATGCCGATGTTATTATTGTTGCCGCAAAAACAGACCCATCGGCGGGAGCAAAGGGTGTTAGCCTTTTTCTGGTGGATGCCAGCTTGACGGGCGTTAAAAGCGGCAACCCATTAGAAAAGATTGGGCAACACTGTTCTGACACGTGTGAACTGTTTTTTGAAGATGTCCACGTGGATGAAAGCGATTTGCTTGGGGATGAGGGAAAAGGCTTTGCCAACCTTATGAATCAGTTGCCGCAAGAAAGGCTTTCAATTGCCATTTATGCGCAAGCTTCAGCACAGCGCGCCTTCATGGAAGCGGTTACCTTTACGTCAGAACGCAGTGCATTTGGTAAAAAGGTAATAGAGTTTCAAAACACCAAGTTTGTGCTCGCGGATCTAAAAACAGAATTACAGGTCGGTTGGGCGCATATTGATTGGGCACTGGCCCGCCATGTGAGCGGTAATCTGACAGCAACGGAGGCATCAGCCGCTAAATTATGGCACACTGAATTTCAGTGGAAATGCTGTGACGCCGCCCTTCAGTTGCACGGCGGAGCAGGCTATATGACTGAATATGCGATTGCAGGCCTTTGGAAAGATGCGCGTGTTACCAGAATATTTGGCGGGACTAATGAAATTATGCGCGAAATTATTGGCCGCAGTCTTTGA
- a CDS encoding long-chain-fatty-acid--CoA ligase: protein MHKTLLFHDMFDFLVGSRPAQLCVRDDRRALTFAEAALEVNKIANGLVSLGLQKGDRFGYLSKNCADMWLMYLAASKTGAVPVPLNYRLAPAEWEFILENAGAKALFVGAGYTEVVASIKDRLTTIKHFVAFEDELAGAVLYDTWFDNQSDQLPDINVHSDDIFYQMYTSGTTGLPKGVLVTHENYAANLAQCTNMVTRLPDAGDTVLVVTPLYHAAAVWIAAFSMGRGMSIIFKTDFDPVDVVNTLDTEKVAFTFLVPAMIQACLTQVPDIRSRNWDNLKMLMYGASPIAEDVLRRAVNVFGCDMYQAYGMTETTAILTLLGADEHRRALDGETHLLLAAGRPLPGCDIRIVTEEGSVGEIQARGPQIVPGYWNLPDATASFLEGGWAHTGDAGIIDDEGYLYIKDRIKDMVVSGGENIYPREVENALFEHPDIIDAAVIGVPDDKYGEALLAIIVTKDGAPLSREDVVAFCRTKLGGYKVPRLVECVSELPRNASGKVLKQVLKKPYWEHVSRGVG from the coding sequence ATGCATAAGACCCTACTGTTTCACGACATGTTTGACTTTTTAGTGGGGTCACGCCCAGCGCAACTGTGTGTAAGGGATGATAGACGTGCTTTAACGTTTGCAGAGGCTGCCCTTGAGGTGAACAAGATCGCAAATGGCTTGGTGTCACTTGGCCTCCAGAAAGGGGATCGGTTTGGATACCTTTCCAAAAACTGCGCTGATATGTGGCTGATGTATTTGGCTGCCTCTAAAACGGGTGCTGTGCCCGTGCCACTTAATTACCGCCTAGCGCCCGCTGAATGGGAATTTATTCTAGAAAATGCCGGTGCCAAAGCCCTATTTGTTGGCGCAGGATATACTGAGGTTGTTGCTTCCATCAAAGACCGTTTAACTACGATTAAGCATTTTGTGGCGTTCGAAGACGAACTTGCCGGTGCCGTGCTGTATGATACGTGGTTTGATAATCAGTCAGATCAACTTCCAGATATCAACGTGCATTCCGATGATATTTTCTATCAGATGTATACAAGCGGGACTACTGGTTTGCCAAAAGGGGTGCTTGTCACCCACGAAAATTACGCTGCCAATTTGGCACAATGCACCAATATGGTGACACGATTACCAGATGCCGGAGATACAGTACTTGTGGTAACGCCGCTGTATCATGCGGCAGCAGTTTGGATCGCGGCTTTTTCTATGGGGCGCGGTATGTCGATCATCTTTAAGACAGATTTTGACCCTGTTGATGTTGTTAATACGTTGGATACCGAAAAGGTGGCTTTTACCTTTCTTGTGCCAGCAATGATACAGGCGTGTCTGACACAAGTACCGGACATTAGAAGCCGGAACTGGGACAATTTAAAGATGTTGATGTACGGCGCCTCGCCCATTGCAGAAGATGTGCTGCGCCGTGCGGTTAATGTTTTTGGCTGTGATATGTATCAGGCATATGGGATGACAGAAACTACAGCTATTCTTACCTTGCTGGGCGCCGATGAGCACAGGCGTGCACTTGACGGGGAAACACATTTGCTTTTGGCAGCGGGCAGGCCCTTGCCAGGTTGTGACATCCGCATCGTTACAGAAGAAGGCAGTGTCGGTGAAATTCAGGCGCGCGGTCCGCAGATCGTGCCGGGGTACTGGAATTTACCAGATGCCACGGCATCTTTTCTTGAAGGGGGCTGGGCTCATACGGGGGACGCCGGAATTATTGATGATGAAGGGTACCTTTATATCAAGGACCGTATCAAGGATATGGTCGTAAGCGGCGGTGAAAATATCTACCCGCGTGAGGTGGAGAATGCGCTTTTTGAGCATCCGGACATTATTGATGCAGCTGTGATCGGAGTACCTGACGATAAATACGGTGAAGCCTTGCTTGCGATCATTGTAACGAAAGATGGCGCACCGCTTTCAAGGGAAGATGTGGTCGCTTTCTGTCGGACCAAACTTGGTGGGTATAAGGTACCACGGCTTGTTGAATGTGTTTCTGAGCTTCCTCGGAATGCAAGCGGCAAGGTCTTGAAACAGGTTTTAAAGAAGCCATACTGGGAACATGTTAGCCGTGGTGTAGGATAA